GAGATAAAAACTTATTAAGATTTAAGATTTTATACATTGACTGAGAGATTAATGATGTTTATGTTTGTATTTCATTACTAGTTCCGATAAAATAATTAGGTGCGGTAATGTTTCTTTATAGATCAATATACATATTTAGAGTATAGgatgaacacaaacacacacacacgtggaTCACCTTACAACACATTCTGCCAGTTTGAGAGGCTGACTTCAGGAACCCATCTTTCTTAGCTGATGGGGGCAGGTGAGAACACATGTTCTCCCAAAGGAAGGagcatatatacacacacactttgCCAAAGGGTTTTTGTATTTGAGAACAGCCCTTCCTCCCTACAACCATATAGGTCTGACCTCTTATTTCAGCCAGGTGTCCCGGTCATGCTTTGTATGCCTAACTGGCATCCATGACATTGGAATATTGGAGTTGTGAGTGGCAGGTATTGTGAGAGAAATTAGTTGATGGTCTTCATGCATCTATATGCATGCATATGACTGACATATCCCGGTTTTTTAAAGAagtcttgtgtttttgtaagATTTAACTATAGAAAAAAGCGAACGATCTGTGAAAACTCAGGCTGTCTCTTTAAATTTATCTGATGGTCAACACATTAGCACCTTTTTCATGTGATAAAAAGCCATTCAGCGTATGCAAAACATAAACAGCTCGGAGCACTTTAAGAGATTAAcatatagtgtgtgtgtgtgtgtgtcctcaAAAAACTGATCCTCCCTATTcttttaattgaattgaattaaattgaatttatttacaaaaagagAAGGCTAGTGTATGCATTCACCATTTACAAGTATGCTGTGTGTAATCTTTAGATCTTAACTGAAGCATCTGGTTGAATGACATTTCAAAGTGTTTTAAGGGTTTTAGTGAGTGAGCCACTTCGCTGGGAATTTCAAATCACTATAAACATTCAACAGATTGTCATCCATGACACTCCACACACGACTTTAGGCTTCTTGTTATTGTCAAAGTAATCCCGAATCATATTTAGTGTTCCTGTAGTTCAACTGTTTTAGCAATGCATGGGTTTGATCACAGAGATGCTTAAATTGCTTTGGAAAAACGCATACATGCAAATTAACCAAGTTAGGGATATTATGCAGGCCACCATCccacatgaataaataatgtagtatactttaatatttactataggcTTAAATTGTACTGTAGCATGTTATAGCAATTACTACACTTTGTTAAAATATGCTATTTTGTAAGATTAACTATAGTAAATAGATAATGTGCCCTGAAAACTatatatactttagtatttGCTAAAGTAAATTTGGGTAAAAGCCTAAATTATAGTACTAAACTTTGTTATTGTATAGCATACGTATATTGATAAACTGCTCTGAATACTGCAGCAAACTTTATTATTTACTAATATAGGGttaaagaaatgtatattttactcCAGTTTACTATTAAAATATACTTGGAAGATAACCTGGGATAAATACACTGGTTTTGTTTAAggcatttattaaaaaacactgATTTCAGTCGTGGGACAACTAAAGGCTGTTTTCGACACAGATTTGAAACACGTAAACAGGAAAAGAGTGTTTGCGGAAGACGGTCCAGATGCGCTACCTGTTCTCTGAGCGCGATCACAGTGCGCGCGACGCTGCGGTTGATGTTGCGCGTGTGAGGGGGCGGAGCTCCGGCGCTTGAGAGGGGTATTTAAAACCCTCTGAGGCTGACAAAGTCAGTGTAGAGTCGGAGGTGACTAACAACGTTGGATTGTGTTTTCAAGATGGCATATTACGAAGTAAGTGtttatattcatgcattttgcaGTCTCTTTTaggcctatttatttattttattcgcTGCTACCAACTGAGGTAAAGAAACAGTTACGCACTTTACATTGATTTGATACTAAACTTTGTTTACTTTCCCTGCAGCACATCTTCTTCGAGGATGATTTATCATCTGACAACAGCTCAGAGTTCGGTTCGGGTGACATCGGTGCTAACCTCGATGCCCCGTGCGACGTGGAAGTCAGCCACGAGTTCCAGCGGATCTTTCTTCCCACCGTGTACGGAATCATATTTGTTTTGGGCTTGATCGGGAACGGATTTGTGGTTCTGGTGATGGGTTGCCAGAGAAAATCCCGCACCATGACAGACAAGTACCGCTTGCATCTCTCGGTGGCGGACCTTCTGTTCGTGCTCACCCTGCCGTTCTGGGCCGTGGACGCGGCCAAAGACTGGTACTTCGGCGGGTTCATGTGCGTGGCCGTGCACATGATTTACACGGTTAACTTATACAGCAGCGTGCTCATCCTCGCCTTCATCAGTTTGGACCGGTACCTCGCCGTGGTGCGCGCCACCAACAGCCAAGGTCCGAGGAAACTTCTGGCCAATCGCATCATCTACGTGGGCGTGTGGCTCCCCGCGGCGCTCCTCACGGTACCGGACCTCGTGTTCGCCAAGGCGGAGAGCAGCTCCATCCGGACCTTCTGCGAGCGCATCTACCCGCAGGACTCCTACGTCACATGGGTGGTCACGTTCCGCTTTCAGCACATCCTGGTGGGCTTCGTGCTGCCCGGTCTCGTGATTCTCGTCTGCTACTGCATCATCATCTCCAAGCTGTCGCGCGGCTCCAAGGGAACGCAGAAGCGCAAAGCCCTGAAAACCACCGTTGTTCTCATCGTCTGCTTTTTCGTCTGCTGGTTGCCGTACTGCGGTGGGATCCTGCTGGACACGCTGATGATGCTCGAGGTGATTCCTCATAGTTGCGAGCTGGAGCAGGGGCTACAGAAGTGGATCTTCGTGACGGAGGCTCTGGCGTACTTTCACTGCTGCCTTAACCCGATCCTGTACGCTTTTCTGGGGGTAAAGTTCAAGAAGTCCGCCCGCAGTGCTCTCTCCCCAAGCCGGGGGTCCAGTCTGAAAATTCTGCCTAAGAAGAGAGGTGGGATGTCATCTGTATCCACAGAGTCCGAATCCTCCAGCTTTCAATCTAGTTAACACAGACACCATTTGGACAGTGACTTTTTCCTGTTGATATGAACTTTTTTACGCTTTACGTGAAAACAATCAGGTTGAGCCTGATTGCTGCATTGCTAGAATGTAAATATGACAGTCAGTATGAGCTACATACTGAATTTTGCTTCAGTATTACTGTAAAATCTCTTCATAGTGAGAAGAGGTATAGTGGACATTAATTGTTGATATGGTGTGCATAACGTTTACTGTACATATCATGTATATAAATGGTTTTGAACTGATTCCTTTCTGCACTTACGTATGTAGACCATTGCAATTATTTATTACAGGTTAGGTCAAACATAGACTGAATTGATGCATGTTTGGGTCTTTTCAGGTCCAAAAGTTGTTTTTGCTATGTGAAGTCTTTGCAATAAATGTTTTGATACTCAAGATTTTACGTCATTTGTGTGTTTGCACGCATGGTTTTGGTTATGCAAAGCAAGTTTCGTACTTTCAACAACACTGTGTGACATGTAGTGGAAAACACTTTTACTCTAGGGATGCCACTAAGTTTGTTAAGTACTCTTATCAAAAGCTAGCCAAGCATGTAGTGTAAAAAGTACAGTGATTATAGTCCCCCATGTGATGATAACCTCACGTCTGACGCATACACAAGACTGGGGATTCCCTGAGAGGTAAACGTTTTCagtttttgacaaaataaacaGCAGAAccgaaaacacacacacaaaaaaaaacgttgtaaatgcaaacatttataaagttGTTATCATTTAATAACTTTCATTTCTTTCTATGATCTCCCACATTCATGTTTCgttattttttcacaaatgtcCTTTTAATTCAAAGGGATTGTGTTTATTAGGCTACATTACACAGTCACCATGCGTATGTCACAGATTAATAATCCTAAACATCCCACATATGAGTCATTAAGAACAAGAAAACTTTTCAACATGACGTGTTGAGGTAGTCTAGGTAAAATCCTGCAGTTCGGGTTGTGAGGACATGTGCGTTTACGATCAGATTTTCAGTAGAGCATAATTCTGTAGAAAAACCTGTCAAACCAGATAATTTTTTACCACACATTTATGCTACATTATAGAAGGCTTGTagaaaagttattttttaaaaggaaaactttcatttatatactttttattaatataaataataaaaatgcacaatttctgtcaaatcaacatatatttttatgttactataaattaaagggatagttcacctaaaaatgaaaattctgtcataattttcttacCCTCGTGtttttctaaacctgtatgaatttatttcttctgatgaacacaaaagaagatattttgataaatgatgataagcacacagctgactttaaccattgacttccatagtagaaaaaacaaaaacaatggaATTCAATAGGTACCGTCAACTCtgtgcttaccataatttaataaaatatcttcttcatcatttatcacaatacttctatAATATTTGTCTTCGTACTATGAAAGTTAATGGTTACAATCAGATGTGTGCTTTAGAACagcatgaggatgagaaaattatgacagaattttcatttttggatttactatccctttaacaaattaaacaaTGACAACTTGTTTTCATAAGCTATGTGATGTGTCACAGGCCCAAacgtaggttgaattgacttgcaaaatcaACTTgttgctgcattttttttatagtgtTAAAAATTTTGGGTGGTTCCCTCCTCCCCATATATAGGCCTACAATTAAGCTTACAAGCATTTgcaaaatgtttgttttcaaGAAATATAAACTGAAGTTTCTTTTTTATTCAGTTCTCCATTGGAATGACTACTTCACATAACAGATGTTTGCATATAGTCCACACAATAAGTggattttcaaaaataacccTGTTCAAAATGTACATATCAGAGCCACTAAAGCACCAGCTCCTTTGTGTTTGCTTTTTCAGCATCATCTGCATATTTGGCCACTTTCAATAGTGATGTATGATACAAACATTTACTGATGCTTAATAAGGCAATACTAAGATGCTAGGAGCCAGGGGTATGTAAACTTTTGAACACAATGATTGGTGTAAATTGATCTTAATTTTTAATGTAGTAATGCCCTCTAGAAGCTATTTAAGATCATGTATACACTGTTGAAAACTTTCGTAGTATACACACAGGCATATatggtgattctcacgaaaccattgaaacaccacggcactaatgattttagctttaaaatgtgtaatatagtaacattaaaaagcatcagaattaacacaatactgtgttttaccttgcacaatgtgtgatttcaaaataagaatttataattggaaattttatctcattttctgctgaaattgaATTACTGCAATGTGTccagctgtgtttgaacatgcgttatgttgtaatttaatcaaattaacacaaaaatattaagaaaaaaaataaatggatgttttgctagatgacagaaaaaatatttactgaatattcatgtataatattaatgaagaaaaattaggaaaatgatgtgtccatgcctgatgttctcatcctccgcaacactttttgagaacagtttaagcacacatacatcattttaataaagtttgattttgagtgaccaagcacatggaccagttacttcaagatggctaccaggtaagatcattttttttacagttaatttgaaatattgtcttgtcagaatgcttacacgacattttgattatcattaccgcaacagatgcttattaaatgttaatttaattaatagaagcataatactttgattttaaatgcatgtgcagaatctccaaattatgttctttcaggtttgtcatgtcattttgaaaatacgtcagtgttgatgttttctgattgttgcggtaatgagattttttaggactaattttttaaattatgttacaaaaagtgttaaatgataagtaaaagtttttaaattaatgttcccatttactccagactttgtttttcaatgtctggtgggaaaaaaagtaaatttaagcaatttttacattttcatgcttgacatgtttaaaactaagttttcgtgagaatcacccatatagcgAAGTGCACCTACACGCTTCTGCACAGCAAACCGAAACAATGCTAAACATAAGACCACTTCTAAACCTTTTTCTTTGAATGTTTGCACACGAAACCTCCATGTATTACTCGTTATGCATTTAGTTTGAATGGGATGAAGATGAGCCGTAATAACACCATGGGAGGTCTTTACAAGGCAATAGTGCACTACAGCAATGCACAGCCGTAGGAAACAAGAGTCCGTGACCTCTGCATTGCAAAAGCTGGTAGCCAGGCCCCCACTTTAAGAGGTGGAAATGCGTCAGGGTCGACCCATTGACAATCGAAATCCGCGCGTAAGGACAATGCGGACTAACACCAGGGACCGTAGAGCCCGTTGAATCACAGTAATGGGCCCTAATGTAGAGTGTGAAAGATTTGCATGTCTGAGAGTGTTAAGTGTCCCATCAGGCATCTGTTTCCCCGGGGGGGCTGTAAGAATGGAAAGTGGTCAGTGAACATTCCTTAAGAGCCGGTCATTTATTGCTGTTAATCTCACTCTTCTAGCTGCCAATCAATACCTCTCATGTGAGTATCGATTTAGATACAAACTGAATATCGAATCAATTCCGTCTCCAAATCCCAAATATTTTTCCACAAACTTCACCGCAGGCCAGGTTTCAAAGCTCTGCATGTGTTTTTCCACTTACAAGCAGTGTGAGGGTTAGAGGGTAAAGCTATTGACATCCATAGCGCAGGAAGGAGATCATGTCTGAGACTATTAGCGGTCACTCTTAGGTCCCACTGCATTGACCCCGGTGGGGCATATAGACACTTTACGACCCCGGTGACCCCCAAAACCTTAGCATGTTTACCCAAAAGGACTGGAGCCAGAGAGGTCAGTAAAACCAAGATCATTTACAAATGAATCACAGTTCCTGGGGCTCGGACAATGAGCAAACAAATGCTACTGTATCGGTAAGCGGTTTAACACATGTTTAATAGTTGTTTTGTGGAACAGCATAAATACATCACACCTGAACGAACCCGGCATTATCGTGCACATGTATGATATTAAATTCTCGAATTACACATAAGCCAGATAGAACACGCACCGTAACACTATCACACTTCACCACCCAAGAGTCTGTTGTGCGATAAACGGATAAATGTGGGTGTTATTTTAGGGGAAGTGGCTGTTTGGAAGGCAGTTTCCTGCGGCAAATCCGCAGGGACAGAAGCTCCCGCTGTAAAAATACTTACCGGGGTCTGACTGCAACCCACtttacatttttctctcaaTAACAACAATGCCACATTTCAGCAGGCTATAGAGATAACAGCTGATATACGATAACACTCTTCACTTTTCCACACGGAGCCATGAGAAAAGCCCCATGCATGATAAATACATGTATGGATGTTATGCGATGTTATGTTTGTGATTAAAATTAAGGCTTACATTATATAATTTTGAATTTATTGaagtcattattattattaattataataatagtaataattataatttattctGTACTTATTTTACCCAATCAAAGAttgaatgtttttaaagtgtaataagtaataattttaataataacaataataataataatttttttaaaaaattgtctttACATTGTCTTGCATCTTGCAAACTGtctaaatgcactgtaaaaaatatttgttagttaacaaaaagtaaaaaagtaagttactttgttgcaataaaatgtttagtttGTTCAACTTAAAAGTATTAGTTGATCAAAAATttgtttaaagattttttatttttaaggcaaaattttaaagggatagttcagccccaaaaaaaaaaaaaatctgtcatcatttactcaccctaatgttgttacaaacctgtatacatttctttgttttgatgaacacaaatgaaaatattttgagaactgtttgtggaccccattcactgccatagtagaaaaaaagaatactatggaagtaaatggggtctaCGAATGCTTTGGTAATAAACATTTctctaaatatcttcctttgtgttcatcagaacaacaaaatttatacaggttagagtaagtaaatgatgacagaatttcatttttgggtgaactatccctttaaagcaacaaGGTAACatactttttaagttgaaccatcgttttttacagtgtggccaGTGTACTGATATGATTTAGTTGCCGTTGTAAagtgttttgttgttttaaggAGACAGCTGTTTGTCTTTGAGTGAATATGCTGTTTGACTTTGGAAGCGAGTCTGTcacaaaataagaaaaaatagcTGTTACgtctaaagaaaaaaaaaaacaaaaaaaaacgtatttacCGTAATACTGTTTTGAGCTGCCAACAGAGACAAACTGTGTTATCTTCTAAAAAAAGCAGTCACACCCACCTCATTTGTGTTGGCATAAGATCAGTAGTTAAATTTCCTCTTTTTACACTGGAATTCTGATTGGGTTTGATTAACTCATGTTTCTGTCAAAGATAAGCCGAACGTCGGCGCTGCTCTTTGAAGGAATCTTTAGTGGGCTATTTTTGCTGGATCAAACCATGGGAATCTTTATCGTCCCTCTGCAAAGCTTAAATATTCTTGGACAAACACGAGCCCCGGCCTAGACTGTCACCCAGGGCTATGGCTGGAAATATGATCTTGGGGGATGTGTACGCTTTGAGGGAGGGCAGCTGCCCCTTTTAAAGGCTGTAGATGAATGATGGGATTAGACGTGGTGAATGTGGATGTGGATGTGTTTGTGAGCGTCAAGTTTAAGACCCATGACATATCAATTTTCCGTGATATGCTAAATTAGACAAATTGATTTCCGCttatttgtttacatcattAATAATTAGAAGTCATTTTGTAAGCTAAGGTTACCTAGATTTTTCACGCCTTTTATTTTACTAAGAAACATGATATGCTTTTAAAGAGGATCTAAAGAGA
This genomic interval from Misgurnus anguillicaudatus chromosome 8, ASM2758022v2, whole genome shotgun sequence contains the following:
- the cxcr4a gene encoding C-X-C chemokine receptor type 4a, with the protein product MAYYEHIFFEDDLSSDNSSEFGSGDIGANLDAPCDVEVSHEFQRIFLPTVYGIIFVLGLIGNGFVVLVMGCQRKSRTMTDKYRLHLSVADLLFVLTLPFWAVDAAKDWYFGGFMCVAVHMIYTVNLYSSVLILAFISLDRYLAVVRATNSQGPRKLLANRIIYVGVWLPAALLTVPDLVFAKAESSSIRTFCERIYPQDSYVTWVVTFRFQHILVGFVLPGLVILVCYCIIISKLSRGSKGTQKRKALKTTVVLIVCFFVCWLPYCGGILLDTLMMLEVIPHSCELEQGLQKWIFVTEALAYFHCCLNPILYAFLGVKFKKSARSALSPSRGSSLKILPKKRGGMSSVSTESESSSFQSS